A single genomic interval of Helicoverpa armigera isolate CAAS_96S chromosome 22, ASM3070526v1, whole genome shotgun sequence harbors:
- the Bet3 gene encoding trafficking protein particle complex subunit 3 has protein sequence MSRQVSRLDAKKVNSELLTLTYGALVSQMLKETENPEDVNKQLERIGYNMGVRLIEDFLARTTSTRCLEMRETADKIQQAFRLYLNMQPTVTSWSSSGDEFSLVWDQCSLSEWVEMPNNGLKYCALIPGAIRGALQMVQLEVQCWFVQDQLKGDPVTELRVKYIKRLEDAVPAGED, from the exons atgtCTCGACAAGTTTCACGGCTCGACGCCAAGAAAGTT aattcCGAGCTTCTAACGCTCACATACGGCGCTCTGGTGTCTCAAATGCTGAAAGAGACTGAGAATCCTGAAGATGTGAACAAGCAACTGGAAAGAATCGGCTATAATATGGGCGTGAGACTGATTGAAGACTTCCTGGCTAGAACTACGTCGACTAGGTGCTTGGAAATGAGGGAAACTGCTGATAAGATACAGCAGGCTTTTAG GCTATACCTCAACATGCAGCCAACAGTGACAAGCTGGAGCAGTTCCGGTGACGAGTTCTCTCTGGTCTGGGATCAGTGTTCTCTCAGCGAGTGGGTGGAGATGCCCAATAATGGCTTGAAGTACTGCGCGCTCATACCGGGAGCCATTAGAGGGGCGCTACAGATGGTGCAGCTTGAAGTACAGTGCTGGTTTGTGCAG gaCCAGCTGAAAGGCGATCCAGTAACAGAACTTCGCGTAAAATACATCAAAAGACTGGAGGACGCAGTTCCCGCCGGCGAAGACTAG